Part of the Paenibacillus kyungheensis genome, ATGGGGTTAGCTTGGAACAGGCGATGAAGCAAGCAGGATTCGGAGCTGAATCCATATACTCTTCATGTCAGCGTGAATTTGCTGCTTATATCGAACTTCATATTGAACAAGGATTTGTATTAGAGCGAACAGGGCATCAGATTGGTGTAGTTACAGGGATTGTAGGTCAGCGCCGGATTGAAGTGAAAGTACTTGGTGAGAGTAATCATGCAGGCACAACACCGATGCAATGGCGTAGAGATACATTAGCAGGTGCAGCCTTGATGATTAGTAGCGTCAAGCGTTCTGCATTAGAATGGGGCGATCCATTAGTCGCTACGGTGGGAAGTCTGCAAGTATCACCGAATGTACCGAATGTGATTGCAGGAGAGACGACATTTACATTGGATATTCGTCATCTGGATCATCAGATATTGAATGATTATACAGATGCTTTATATGAAGAAATTTCAGCGATAGCAGAGCAAGAAGGATTAACATTATCCTGGAAAGAGCATTTACGGGCAGAACCTGTTCCTATGCATCAAGCGATGATTGATGATCTGCAACATGTATGCGATCAAGCAGGTATATCGTCGCTATCGTTACCAAGTGGAGCAGGGCATGACGCTCAGATTTTCGGTGTAGAATGTCCTTCTGCAATGATCTTTGTACCGAGTCGTGAAGGCATTAGCCATAACCCGTTAGAATATACAGCCGAAGCTGATATTATACAGGGCTTCAAAGTACTAACCGAATTGCTATATCAATATGCTTATCGAGGTGAAGACCATGAAGCGTTATAAAGACTTATCTCCACCCCCGCGCACGATTATGACACCCGGTCCTGTTGAAGTGGACCCACGTGTATTGCGAGCGATGTCGATGCCTATTTTGGGGCAATTTGATCCTGCTTTTACCGATATTATGAATGAAACGATGGAAATGTTACGCGAATTGTATATGACTACTAATCAATGGGCTTTTCCTGTCGATGGTACTTCACGTTCAGGGCTTGAAGCAGTGATGGTTAGCTTAATCGAACCGGGTGATAAAGTGCTGGTTCCAATCTACGGACGATTTGGACATTTACTAACTGAAATTGCTGAGCGTTGCGGTGCAGAGGTTGAGACTATTGAGACGGAATGGGGAACTGTATTTGATCCTGAAGTCGTAAAGCAAGCGATTGTCCAATATCAACCGACCATTGTAGCGATGGTACATGGTGAAACATCTACAGGATGTATGCAACCTTTATCTGAAATAGGACATTTTTGTCGAGAACATGATGTGTTATTTGTCGTAGATGCTGTAGCTACAATTGGTGGGGTTCCTTTTTATACCGATGAATGGAAAGTCGATGCAGTGATGGGTGGTACTCAGAAATGTCTGTCTGTTCCTTCAGGCATGGCACCGATTACGTATAATGATCGAGTAGAACGTAAGATTCTAGGACGTAAAAGTATCGAGCGTGGACTTCGGACTGCAAATGATCTTCCGTTAGCAGGTATGTCCGGTCATAATCGTATCGCCAGTAATTATTTTGATCTGGCACAATTGCAAGATTATTGGAGCCCTAAGCGACTTAATCATCATACAGAAGCTACCACGATGTTATATGGATTACGTGAAGGGTTGCGTATTTTGTTAGAAGAAGGTCTGGAAGCACGGTTTGCCCGTCATGCAGAAAATGGAGCAGCGATTGTAGCTGGTATCCGCGGAATGGGATTAGAATTATTCGGAGATGATAGTGCAAGATTGCCTGTTGTTACTTGTATCCAAATTCCAGCAGGTGTAGATGGCGAAAGTGTACGTTCGATGTTGCTTCATGATTTTGGGATTGAGATCGCCAGTTCTTTTGGTCCATTACAAGGTAAAATCTGGCGGATCGGTAGTATGGGATATAGCAGTAGTCGCAAAAATGTACTTCATGTTTTAGGCGCTCTGGAAGCAGTATTAATCCACCATGGTGTGAAATTACCGGCAGGACAAGGTGTGCAAGCGGCACTTGGTGTGTATGCTGGTCAGAAAGAGGTGACGTACCAGTGAACATTATGCCCCAATCGCGTAGAGGAATGGTTGCAGCACCGCATTATTTAGCAAGTCAGACAGGTGCCTTTATTTTGCAGTCCGGTGGCAATGCATTCGATGCTGCGGTTGCGGTAAGTGCTGTACTGGGTGTCGTCTATCCTCATATGACAGGGCCTGGTGGAGATGCTTTTTTTCTAATTCATGATGGTCATACAGGCAAGATTGAAGGATATAATGGAAGTGGGCGTTCTGCTGCCAAAGCAACCCCTGAATGGTATACCAAGCAAGGGTATACGACTATTCCAAGTCGTGGCCCTTTAGCGGCTGTAACTGTTCCGGGTATGGTAGATGCCTGGGAAGCAGTCTGGAAAAAGTATGGACGGTTGCCATGGGCTGAGATTATCGCTCCGGCGGTTCGATACGCAGAAGAAGGCTTTCCAGCTTCACCAAGTCTAGCACGCTGGATTATGCGTGATCTGGAATGGATTCAGCAAGATACTCATCTTCGATCAGTATTTTGCCCTAATGGTATTCCGTTAGTAGAAGGCGATATTGTTATTCAGACTAAGCTTGCTCAGACGCTACGTTTGATTGGCGAACAAGGAAGTGCATGTTTTTACAATGGATCTATCGGACAGATGATCGGTGAAGCGACAGAACGAGATGGTAGTGTATTAACGAAGGAAGATCTGGCAGCACATCAAGGAGAATGGGTAGAACCTGTATCGACCACATATCGAGGACACCGGGTATATCAAATGCCACCGAATACACAGGGATTCTCGGTATTGATGATGCTTAATATTTTGGAAAATGTTGATTTGTCGTCTATTGCTCGCTTTTCGCCTGAATTTTATCATCTGGTAGTAGAAACCGTGAAAAAAGCTTTTCAAGATCGAGATCGTTATTTAACCGATCCTGCTTTTCGAGATATTCCTATAGAACAATTATTATCCAAAGACTATGCCAAAAAATTATGGTATGACATGCAATATCATCCTCAAGCGTCTCCACATCTTTCACCTGCAATGGGTCAGGATACAGCTTATGCGGCTGTAACTGATGATGAAGGCAATACAGTTTCGTTTATTCAAAGTCTTTACTTTGATTTTGGATCTGCTTATGTGCCGGGGGATAGTGGTGTTATTTTGCAAAATCGAGGTTCATTCTTTTCACTCGATGATCGGGCGCCTAATGTATTGGAACCACGTAAACGTACTTTCCATACATTAATGCCAGGAATGGTAACAAAAAATGGTAAACCTTATCTGCTTTTAGGAACGCAAGGTGGAGAAGGACAACCTCAGACCCAATTATCTATTTTGACCGGTGTGATTGATTATCAATTAACGATCCAGCAGGCGATTGGATTGCCACGATGGTTGTATGGACGGACATGGGGCGATATGAGCGATACGTTAAAAATCGAAAGCCGTTCATATGAAGATATTTATTCACGCTTAGAAGCTTACGGGCATATCGTAGAACCAATTCGTGATTATGATGCAGTAATGGGTGAAGCGCAAGGAATTATGATTAATGAACAAGGTGTATTTAGCGGTGCGGCTGATCCTC contains:
- the allC gene encoding allantoate deiminase, with the translated sequence MAKQAAPMIENYSAKLHSMVEWLAQFGADEQGGVTRLLYTPAWLEAQQALFDYMEMQGLAPFYDQVGNLTGRLVGKQSERLPIVTGSHIDTVVFGGKYDGALGVVAGVLALSYLKETYGEPLRTIEVISLAEEEGSRFPLTYWGSGNITGSYQVSAVPVVKDRDGVSLEQAMKQAGFGAESIYSSCQREFAAYIELHIEQGFVLERTGHQIGVVTGIVGQRRIEVKVLGESNHAGTTPMQWRRDTLAGAALMISSVKRSALEWGDPLVATVGSLQVSPNVPNVIAGETTFTLDIRHLDHQILNDYTDALYEEISAIAEQEGLTLSWKEHLRAEPVPMHQAMIDDLQHVCDQAGISSLSLPSGAGHDAQIFGVECPSAMIFVPSREGISHNPLEYTAEADIIQGFKVLTELLYQYAYRGEDHEAL
- a CDS encoding pyridoxal-phosphate-dependent aminotransferase family protein, whose product is MKRYKDLSPPPRTIMTPGPVEVDPRVLRAMSMPILGQFDPAFTDIMNETMEMLRELYMTTNQWAFPVDGTSRSGLEAVMVSLIEPGDKVLVPIYGRFGHLLTEIAERCGAEVETIETEWGTVFDPEVVKQAIVQYQPTIVAMVHGETSTGCMQPLSEIGHFCREHDVLFVVDAVATIGGVPFYTDEWKVDAVMGGTQKCLSVPSGMAPITYNDRVERKILGRKSIERGLRTANDLPLAGMSGHNRIASNYFDLAQLQDYWSPKRLNHHTEATTMLYGLREGLRILLEEGLEARFARHAENGAAIVAGIRGMGLELFGDDSARLPVVTCIQIPAGVDGESVRSMLLHDFGIEIASSFGPLQGKIWRIGSMGYSSSRKNVLHVLGALEAVLIHHGVKLPAGQGVQAALGVYAGQKEVTYQ
- the ggt gene encoding gamma-glutamyltransferase produces the protein MNIMPQSRRGMVAAPHYLASQTGAFILQSGGNAFDAAVAVSAVLGVVYPHMTGPGGDAFFLIHDGHTGKIEGYNGSGRSAAKATPEWYTKQGYTTIPSRGPLAAVTVPGMVDAWEAVWKKYGRLPWAEIIAPAVRYAEEGFPASPSLARWIMRDLEWIQQDTHLRSVFCPNGIPLVEGDIVIQTKLAQTLRLIGEQGSACFYNGSIGQMIGEATERDGSVLTKEDLAAHQGEWVEPVSTTYRGHRVYQMPPNTQGFSVLMMLNILENVDLSSIARFSPEFYHLVVETVKKAFQDRDRYLTDPAFRDIPIEQLLSKDYAKKLWYDMQYHPQASPHLSPAMGQDTAYAAVTDDEGNTVSFIQSLYFDFGSAYVPGDSGVILQNRGSFFSLDDRAPNVLEPRKRTFHTLMPGMVTKNGKPYLLLGTQGGEGQPQTQLSILTGVIDYQLTIQQAIGLPRWLYGRTWGDMSDTLKIESRSYEDIYSRLEAYGHIVEPIRDYDAVMGEAQGIMINEQGVFSGAADPRSDGIAIGI